In Nonomuraea sp. NBC_00507, the following are encoded in one genomic region:
- a CDS encoding ABC transporter permease: MTTGQAERAAPFSPTAGTGRTRLAALARRHGAALVLVLVVLLGSLTFGSSFTGPGNLSAIALDASYLLLVATGMTFVILSGGIDLSVGSVLALSGVLAAYGSRWGTAGAVLLPLAVCGLIGLVNGLLIGRARLAPFVVTLATLLFARGLAFAVSQEGNQVYIIPADLALTRIGQASVLGVGVPVLIALAVFAAAGVVLNRTRFGLRVFAAGNGDGHAAELMGLPVARIRVRVYVLSSLLAGLAGVLIAAQTASGLPTLGEGRELEAIAAVVIGGTLLTGGAGSLGGTLAGVLLLKVIQNLINQVGTLSSAYQQVVSGTFLVLVVLVQAALARRRRQ, encoded by the coding sequence GTGACGACCGGACAGGCCGAGCGTGCCGCCCCCTTCTCTCCGACCGCCGGCACCGGGCGAACGCGGCTGGCGGCACTCGCCCGGCGGCACGGGGCCGCCCTGGTGCTCGTCCTCGTCGTCCTCCTCGGGTCGCTGACCTTCGGCTCGAGCTTCACCGGCCCGGGGAACCTCAGCGCCATCGCGCTGGACGCCTCCTACCTGCTGCTGGTCGCGACAGGCATGACGTTCGTGATCCTCTCGGGCGGGATCGACCTGTCCGTCGGATCGGTTCTCGCACTGTCCGGCGTCCTGGCGGCGTACGGCTCCCGCTGGGGGACGGCGGGCGCGGTCCTGCTGCCCCTGGCGGTCTGCGGGCTGATCGGCCTGGTGAACGGGCTGCTGATCGGACGAGCCCGGCTGGCGCCGTTCGTCGTCACCCTGGCGACCCTGCTGTTCGCCAGAGGGCTGGCCTTCGCGGTCTCACAGGAGGGTAACCAGGTCTACATCATCCCGGCCGATCTGGCCCTCACCCGGATCGGACAGGCCAGTGTTCTCGGCGTCGGCGTCCCGGTGCTGATCGCCCTCGCGGTCTTCGCCGCGGCCGGCGTGGTGCTCAACCGCACCCGGTTCGGCCTGCGGGTCTTCGCCGCCGGGAACGGGGACGGGCACGCCGCCGAGCTCATGGGGCTCCCGGTGGCCCGCATCCGGGTCCGCGTCTACGTGCTGAGCTCCCTGCTGGCCGGCCTCGCGGGAGTCCTCATCGCCGCGCAGACCGCCTCAGGGCTCCCCACCCTCGGCGAGGGCAGGGAACTGGAGGCCATCGCGGCCGTCGTGATCGGCGGCACGCTGCTCACCGGCGGCGCCGGCTCGCTCGGGGGGACCCTCGCGGGCGTGCTGCTGCTCAAGGTGATCCAGAACCTGATCAACCAGGTGGGCACGCTCAGCTCCGCCTACCAGCAGGTGGTCAGCGGCACCTTCCTCGTCCTGGTCGTACTCGTCCAGGCCGCCCTGGCAAGGAGGAGACGACAGTGA
- a CDS encoding Gfo/Idh/MocA family protein, with amino-acid sequence MNGNRTRVAVVGTGDWWGFHHARVFSGHEDAELRAIVGRTEKRTIERARRFGVRPYLDVEEMIARERPDLISVCLPNEDHFATTRLLVEAGIPLLVEKPLVFSLEEADVLIAEAEARRLFFAINFNHRYARPVRLAAAAIERGELGRLVFATWRFGGEAGTSQHPHANLIETQCHGFDMVEHLCGPISSVTAQMTGGPPYTTMAIAVRFASGAVGTLLGTYDSSYAYPGTHLLEINGTGGRILVEDTVRRYTYTPAGDETSRVWQAGYFNDADRGFHATFDRHVDEVLAALRAGDPPPVHARAGRRALELAHAVIRSYESGKRVDTAPGEMT; translated from the coding sequence GTGAACGGCAATCGGACCAGGGTCGCGGTGGTCGGCACCGGCGACTGGTGGGGCTTCCACCACGCCCGCGTGTTCTCCGGCCACGAGGACGCCGAGCTGCGCGCCATCGTGGGGCGGACCGAGAAGCGAACCATCGAGCGCGCCCGGCGGTTCGGCGTGCGCCCCTATCTCGACGTGGAGGAGATGATCGCCCGGGAGCGGCCCGACCTGATCTCCGTGTGCCTGCCGAACGAAGACCATTTCGCCACCACCCGGCTGCTGGTCGAGGCGGGGATCCCGCTGCTGGTCGAGAAGCCGCTGGTCTTCTCGCTCGAGGAGGCGGACGTCCTGATCGCCGAGGCCGAGGCCCGCCGGCTCTTCTTCGCCATCAACTTCAACCACCGCTACGCCCGTCCCGTGCGGCTGGCGGCGGCGGCGATCGAGCGCGGTGAGCTGGGCCGGCTGGTCTTCGCGACCTGGCGATTCGGCGGAGAGGCGGGCACCAGCCAGCACCCTCACGCCAACCTCATCGAGACCCAGTGCCACGGCTTCGACATGGTCGAGCACCTGTGCGGCCCGATCTCGTCCGTGACGGCCCAGATGACCGGCGGGCCGCCGTACACGACGATGGCGATCGCCGTGCGGTTCGCGAGCGGGGCGGTGGGGACGCTCCTCGGCACGTACGACTCGTCGTACGCCTACCCGGGAACCCACCTGCTGGAGATCAACGGCACCGGCGGCCGGATCCTCGTCGAGGACACCGTCCGCCGCTACACCTACACGCCGGCCGGGGACGAGACGAGCCGGGTGTGGCAGGCGGGCTACTTCAACGACGCCGACCGGGGCTTCCACGCCACCTTCGACCGGCACGTCGACGAGGTGCTCGCCGCCCTGCGCGCCGGCGACCCGCCGCCCGTCCACGCCCGCGCCGGGCGTCGCGCGCTCGAGCTCGCGCACGCCGTGATCCGCTCGTACGAGTCGGGGAAGCGAGTGGACACCGCCCCCGGAGAGATGACGTGA
- a CDS encoding ABC transporter permease has product MTAEAGAPRRLGGDPLRLALLAIRLGPALILLLLVVIMSMLSPAFLTMLNLGNVLAQSAVIAVLAIGQLLVILTRGIDLSVGSTLALASVTGALVYSAAPSGPVVVLAMLATGMAVGAINGMGYVLGRLPHPFIITLATLSAARGLALWLSGGQPQQGMPEIVQTMGGGSAGWLPYSAFLVAAVALTVVLLTTRMVWGRWIYAVGGNPEGARRAAIPVDRVVISVYVLSGLAAGIAAIVTSGRLNAGSPTFGDLAELDSIAAVVIGGASFLGGRGGVGNALVGALMIGIIRNGMNLLDVDAFLQPIVIGVVIVVAVESDVIRGRLESRFRVVQAARS; this is encoded by the coding sequence GTGACCGCCGAGGCCGGGGCGCCGCGCCGCCTGGGCGGCGATCCGCTGCGGCTCGCGCTGCTGGCCATCCGGCTCGGCCCGGCGCTGATCCTGCTGCTCCTCGTCGTGATCATGAGCATGTTGTCACCCGCCTTCCTCACCATGCTCAACCTGGGCAACGTGCTGGCGCAGAGCGCGGTGATCGCGGTGCTCGCCATCGGGCAGCTCCTGGTGATCCTCACCCGGGGGATCGACTTGTCCGTAGGATCGACGCTGGCGCTCGCCTCCGTGACCGGGGCCCTGGTTTACTCCGCCGCACCGTCGGGACCGGTCGTCGTCCTCGCCATGCTGGCCACCGGCATGGCAGTCGGCGCGATCAACGGCATGGGCTACGTTCTGGGCCGGCTGCCCCACCCCTTCATCATCACGCTCGCCACCCTGAGCGCGGCACGGGGCCTCGCCCTGTGGCTGTCGGGCGGGCAACCCCAGCAGGGCATGCCCGAGATCGTCCAGACGATGGGCGGCGGCTCGGCAGGCTGGCTGCCGTATTCGGCCTTCCTGGTCGCCGCAGTGGCGCTGACCGTCGTCCTGCTCACCACGCGCATGGTGTGGGGACGCTGGATCTACGCCGTCGGCGGGAACCCGGAGGGAGCCCGGCGGGCGGCGATTCCCGTCGACCGGGTGGTGATCTCGGTGTACGTCCTGAGCGGCCTGGCCGCCGGGATCGCCGCGATCGTCACCTCCGGCCGGCTCAACGCCGGCTCGCCGACCTTCGGCGACCTGGCCGAGCTCGACTCGATCGCCGCGGTGGTCATAGGGGGCGCGAGCTTCCTCGGCGGCCGGGGCGGCGTAGGCAACGCTCTCGTGGGAGCACTCATGATCGGGATCATCCGGAACGGCATGAACCTGCTCGACGTCGACGCATTTCTGCAGCCGATCGTCATCGGCGTCGTCATCGTCGTGGCCGTCGAGTCCGACGTCATCCGCGGGCGGCTGGAAAGCCGCTTCCGCGTCGTGCAGGCGGCGCGGTCATGA
- a CDS encoding ATP-binding cassette domain-containing protein: MRPALAVRGATKRFGAVLALDGVDLEVFPGEVLALLGDNGAGKSTLIKCISGVHRLDAGSIEMGGVAVTTGSPAAARALGIETVYQDLALFDNLDPVANFYAGREIAGPRWLPRGLRLLRRRDMSRATGELLTRLQVGIADPHATVGLMSGGQRQAIAVARAAAFASKVVILDEPTAALGLRESRRVLDLILRLREEGHAVIVISHAMDHVIEIADRAAVLRRGRKVGEMRPTPDNRQAIVSLIVGGDS; this comes from the coding sequence ATGAGGCCCGCCCTGGCCGTTCGCGGCGCCACCAAGCGCTTCGGCGCAGTTCTCGCCCTCGACGGCGTGGATCTGGAGGTGTTCCCCGGCGAGGTGCTCGCTCTCCTCGGCGACAACGGGGCGGGGAAGTCCACGCTGATCAAGTGCATCAGCGGCGTGCACCGGCTGGACGCGGGATCCATCGAGATGGGCGGGGTCGCGGTGACGACCGGCTCGCCCGCCGCCGCCCGAGCCCTCGGGATCGAGACCGTCTACCAGGACCTCGCGCTGTTCGACAATCTGGATCCCGTCGCGAACTTCTACGCCGGGCGGGAGATCGCCGGGCCGCGCTGGCTTCCCCGCGGCCTGCGGCTGCTGCGCCGCCGGGACATGTCCCGGGCGACGGGTGAGTTGCTGACACGCCTCCAGGTCGGGATCGCCGACCCCCACGCCACGGTCGGTCTGATGTCCGGAGGCCAGCGGCAGGCCATCGCCGTGGCCAGGGCCGCGGCGTTCGCGTCCAAGGTCGTGATTCTCGACGAGCCGACGGCAGCGCTCGGGCTGCGCGAGTCGCGGCGAGTGCTCGATCTCATCCTGCGCCTACGCGAGGAGGGCCACGCCGTCATCGTCATCTCCCATGCCATGGATCACGTGATCGAGATAGCCGACCGAGCCGCGGTGCTGCGGCGCGGTCGCAAAGTCGGCGAGATGAGACCTACGCCGGACAACCGGCAGGCGATCGTCTCGCTCATCGTCGGAGGCGACTCGTGA